CGGGGCGGGCTGACCAGCAAGGTCCACCTCGCCGTCGAGCGGCGGTGCCGCCCGCTGTCCATCATCCTCACCCCCGGCCAGGCCGCGGACAGTCCGCGCTTCATCCCGGTCCTCAAGAAGATCAAGGTGCGTGTCCCGGTCGGCCGCCCCAGGACCCGGCCGGACGCGGTCGCTGGCGACAAGGCGTACTCCTCCCGCGCCAACCGCGCCCACCTGCGCAGACGCAACATTAAGGCGGTGATCCCGGAGAAGGCCGACCAGACCGCCAACCGCAAGAAGAAGGGACGCTCCGGCGGACGCCCGGTCAGCCACGACGCCGCGCTCTACAAAGATCGCAACACCGTCGAGCGCGCCATCAACAAGTTCAAGGAATGGCGGGGGCTGGCCACTCGCTACGACAAGACGCCCGAGAGCTATGCCGCCGGGCTCCACTTGCGCGGATCCATCCTCTGGTTACGCAGCCTGCCAGCCCTCCCGTGATCTCAACTCAGAACACGCCCTAGCGGTCGAGCAGCGCCGTGCACTCCGGGTACTGCTCGGTCCAGAAGCGGTACAGGTCCTGGCCGCAGGCGACCTCCGTCCGTGACACCCCGAGCCCGTCCATCAGGGCGAAGATCGCGTCGAAGAACGCGTGGTTCACCTCGGGGATGAAGAGGACGGCGAACACCGCCAGCAGCCCGAACGGCGCGAAGGGCTCCACCTGACGGCGGAAGCCGTACGACAGCCAGGGCTCGATCACCCCGTACCCGTCCAGGCCCGGAACGGGCAGGAAGTTCAGGATCGCCGCAGTGACCTGCAGCAGCGCCAGGAAAGCCAGGGCGAATCGGAAGCCGAGGGGTACGCCCTCGAGGGCGCCGAGCCAGAACGGCGCCGTGCAGACGACCGCGAACAGGACGTTCGTCAGCGGGCCCGCCGCGGAGATCAGGCTGTGCTTCCAGCGCCCCTTGATCCGGTGCCGCTCGATGAAGACCGCACCGCCGGGCAGGCCGATACCGCCCATGATCACGAAGAGGACGGGCAGTACGATGCTCAGCACCGCGTGCGTGTACTTCAGCGGGTTGAGCGTCAGATAACCCTTGGCACCGACCGTGAGGTCCCCGCCGTGCAGGGCGGTGCGGGCGTGCGCGTACTCGTGCAGACAGAGCGACACGATCCACGCGGCCGTCACGAACAGGAACACCGCGACGCCCGGGCTGTCCGCGAAGTCCGTCCAGACCGCCCAGCCCGTCACCGCCATGATCGCGGCGATGCCGAGGAAGACGGGCGAGACCGCCCGGTCGCTGGAGCGGGTGGTGGCCGAGGTCATCGAGGGCGCTCCCGGGGCGTGATCGGCGGCTACGTGCATGGCTGGTTCTCGGTCGGCCGTGATCGGCGGATCCGCAGGCCGAATGCCGACCGTACAGGCGGCATGGCCAGAACGTCCCGGGCGGGGCGGGAGTTCCGCCGCGCTGCCGGAACCCGGCGGGGAGCGGCGCGGACGTCGCGGAGAACGGGCGGGCGGGCTTCGGCGACGGTGGCGCCGTACCTGTCCGCGGTCCAACTGCTCACCGCGGCCGAGGCACGGGCGGGACCCGGTCCGGAGCAGGTGCGGGGATGCCGCACGGCTGCCCGGCGTGTACGAGCAGGCGAAGCGGCCGGGCGTGTCGCGGTCAGCACCCTGGAGCGGGAGAGCCATGACCGTACGGACGGGAGAGCCATGACCGTACGGACGGGAGAGCCACGACCGTGCGGAGCGGACCGTCCGCGCCCTGCTCGGCGCCGCGGAGTTCACGGCCCGGCGCGCCGGGGGCGGCGTCCTCATCCGGGAGAGAGGGCGCCGCCCGCGCACGACCGGAGCCGGGAGTTTCAGGACTTCGTCCGGAACTTCCTGATCGCCACCGGGGCCATCACCGCGGTGATCACCGCC
The genomic region above belongs to Streptomyces marianii and contains:
- a CDS encoding site-2 protease family protein, which encodes MTSATTRSSDRAVSPVFLGIAAIMAVTGWAVWTDFADSPGVAVFLFVTAAWIVSLCLHEYAHARTALHGGDLTVGAKGYLTLNPLKYTHAVLSIVLPVLFVIMGGIGLPGGAVFIERHRIKGRWKHSLISAAGPLTNVLFAVVCTAPFWLGALEGVPLGFRFALAFLALLQVTAAILNFLPVPGLDGYGVIEPWLSYGFRRQVEPFAPFGLLAVFAVLFIPEVNHAFFDAIFALMDGLGVSRTEVACGQDLYRFWTEQYPECTALLDR